From the Lolium rigidum isolate FL_2022 chromosome 2, APGP_CSIRO_Lrig_0.1, whole genome shotgun sequence genome, one window contains:
- the LOC124688080 gene encoding 39S ribosomal protein L18, mitochondrial-like — translation MAAVYPATGALPTRHSPPSFLRPSSLSRSASITQHRAPLSPRLALSPPPAANRRSFVVRAAWTRRSRGELDKSPNRKSWKQRTDMYMRPFLLNVFFSKRFVHAKVMHRGTSKVIAVATTNAKDLRTTLPSLIDDNACRTIGRLIAERSMDADVFAMAYEPKKNERIEGKLGIVIDTIKEYGIIFA, via the coding sequence ATGGCGGCCGTTTACCCCGCCACGGGCGCCCTCCCCACGCGCCACTCCCCTCCCTCCTTTCTCCGGCCGTCGTCCCTCTCGCGGTCCGCCTCCATCACCCAGCACCGCGCCCCCCTGTCACCGCGCCTCGCGCTCTCGCCGCCACCCGCGGCCAACCGGCGGTCCTTCGTGGTGCGCGCGGCGTGGACGCGCCGGTCGCGGGGCGAGCTGGACAAGAGCCCGAACCGCAAGTCGTGGAAGCAGCGCACGGACATGTACATGCGCCCGTTCCTGCTCAACGTCTTCTTCTCCAAGCGCTTCGTGCACGCCAAGGTCATGCACAGGGGCACCAGCAAGGTCATCGCCGTCGCCACCACCAACGCCAAGGACCTCAGGACCACGCTGCCGTCCCTCATCGACGACAACGCCTGCAGGACCATCGGCCGTCTAATAGCCGAGAGGTCCATGGACGCCGACGTCTTCGCCATGGCCTACGAGCCCAAGAAGAACGAGAGGATCGAGGGGAAGCTCGGGATTGTCATCGACACCATTAAGGAGTATGGCATCATTTTTGCCTAG